The sequence GCGACCGCGACTCAACCGAAGGTTACAGCTTACTTAATCTGGGTGGGAACACGGAATAGGGATCGGGTAAGATGCGATTTACTGGACGGTGTCATAATGCCCCTCCGCTGCGGCGGGTTCCAGGATTGAATCACGCCAATTGATATCGATGTCGGGAGTTGTTCCCATGCCCCGCGTTCTCATCATCGACGACCAGAAGGACGTCCGCGCGATGATCGCGATCGTGCTCCGGGTCAATCGTTTCGAGGTCGTGGAGGCGGAGAGCGGCGCGGCGGGGTTGAAAGCCTTTGCCGATGGCCGGTTTGACGCAGCGATCGTCGACATCTTTCTTGGTGACACCAACGGCGTCGATGTCATCGCGAGCCTGCGCGAGCGTGCGCCGGGGCTCCCAATCATCGCGGTATCGGGGGTGACGGCGCTCGACTTCATGGAACAATCGCCTCACCTCGCCGACGTCGTCTGCCTGCAAAAGCCGTTCCGGCCGAACGATCTGCTGCAAGCGCTGCGCAAGGCCCAGGCCGCGGCCGGCGGCGAACTGCCAGCTGCCGTCTGACCTTGCGGCAAGAAGAAACGCCCCGGGGCAAGCCGGGGCGTCGTGATGATTGGTGGCGTGAAGCCCGGCAGGCGCATCAGGTGCCCTGGCCGCTGACCTCGGCGTAGCCGCCCTTGGCGTCCCACTTGTAGACGACGTAGTCGATCTGCTTGATGTCGCCCTTGGCGTCATACTCGATCGGGCCGATCACGGTGTCCCACTTGCCGGCCTTCATCGCTTCCATGACCTTCTTGGCGTCGGTGGTGCCGGCCTTCTTGGCTGCCTGCGACCAGACCTGCATCGCAGCATAGGTGTAGAGGGTGTAGCCTTCGGGGTCGATTCCCTTGGCCTTGAACGCCTCGACGATCTTCTTGGCGGTCGGCTTGTTGCGCGGGTCGGGGCCGAAGGTGAACAGCGTGCCTTCGCCGGCGGGGCCGGTGATGGAGGCGTACTCCTTGTCGGCGAGCGCGTCGCCGGCCATCAGGATCGTCTTGAGGCCTTGATCGCGCATCTGGCGCAGGATCAGGCCGCTCTCCTGGTGGTAGCCGCCGACATAGACGAGGTCGATGTTGTCGCGCTTCAGGCGCGAGACGATCGCGTTGAAGTCCTTGTCGCCCTTGTTGTAGGACTCGTACATCTTCTCGGTGATGCCGGCCTTGTTGAGCGCCTTCTTGGTCTCATCGGCAAGACCCTTGCCATAGGTGGTCTTGTCGTTGAGGATCGCGATGTTCTTGCCCTTGAAATTCTTGGCGATGTACTGGGCCGCGATCAGGCCCTGCTGATCGTCCCGGCCGCAGACGCGCGCCACGTTCCACAGCTTGCGCTCGGTGAAGGTGGGATTGGTCGAGGCCGGCGTGATCTGGAGCACATTGCCGTCGGCATAGGCTTCGGACGCCGGGATCGACGATGACGAGCAATAGTGGCCGGCGACGAACGGCATCTTGGCGCTGGCGATCTTCTCGGCGACCGAGCGCGCCTGCTTCGGATCGCAGGCATCGTCCTCGACGTCGAGCGCAAGCTTCTTGCCGTTGACACCGCCGGCGGCGTTGATATCGGCCACGGCCATCTCGGCGCCGTTCTTCATCTGGCGGCCGAAGGCGGACTCGCCGCCGGTCATCGGGCCTGCGACTGCGACGGTGACATCCTGCGCGAATGCCGCGCTCAAGAGCGCGAGCGATGCGCCGAATGCCAGACCGATGAGCTTGAGTGATTTCATGAGATACCTCGCGGGTGGTCGCCTGTGGAAGTTGCCGGGCGTGTGCCCGGTCCAAACCGGCGCCATTCTTGAATGAATTCGAGGAGAAGTCACCGGCAAAATACGGGCATTTGTGGAGATATCTCGCCACATTCCGCCGCACGCGGTCGGCACTGGCCCGCTTCTCGGGCGACCTCAGCTGTGCCGGCCGCCTTCCAGGTAGGCGGCGCGGATCTCCGGGCGCTGCAACAATTCGGCGCCGGTGCCCGCCAGCGTGATCAGGCCATTGACCATGACATAGCCGCGATGTGCGAGCTTGAGGGCATGGTTGGCGTTCTGCTCGACGATCAGCACGGTGAGGCCGTCCTGCCGGTTCAGGGTGCGGATCGCATCGAAAATCTGGCGAGCGATCAGCGGGGCGAGCCCAAGCGAGGGCTCGTCGAGCAGGAGCAGCCGGGGGCGGCTCATCAGGGCGCGGCCGATCGCCAGCATCTGCTGCTCGCCGCCGGACAGGGTTCCGCCGCGCTGCACGTAGCGTTCCTTCAAGCGCGGGAACAACGTGAACACGCGCTGCAGCGTCGCGTCGCGCTCAGTGTCGGTGCACTCGGTGGCGTCCGCTCCCATCTGCAGGTTTTCGGCGACGCTCATGCGCGGGAAGATACGGCGTCCCTCAGGCGATTGCGCGATGCGCAAATGCGCGATCGTGTGGGTGGGGACGTCGGTGATGTCGCGGCCTTCGTAGAGGATCTGGCCGGCACGGGCGCGCGGCTTGCCGAAGATCGTCATCATCAGCGTCGACTTGCCGGCGCCGTTGGCGCCGATCAGCGCCACGATCTCGCCGGCATTGATCTCGATGTCGACGCCCTTCAGCGCCTCGATCTTGCCGTAGGCGGCGCGAAGACCGCGGATCGCGAGCAGGGGGGTGGGTGACGTCACGACCCGCTCTCCATCACCGCCACCGCCTCGTCCTCGTCGGCACCGAGATAGGCGGCGATCACCTTCGGGTCGTCGCGGACCTCGCGGGGCGAGCCTTCCGCGATCTTGACGCCATGGTCCATCACCACGATGTGGTCGGAGATTTCCATCACCACGGACATGTCGTGCTCGATCAGCAGGATCGAGGTGCCATCGTTGCGGATCGAGAGCAGCAGTTCGCTCAAGGCGGCGCTCTCGCGCGCATTGAGGCCGGCGGCGGGCTCGTCCAGGCAGAGCAGCGCAGGCTCGGTGCACATCGCGCGTGCGATCTCGAGCCGGCGCTGGTCGCCATAGGCGAAATTGCCGGCAGCGTCATCGGCGCGGTCGAGCAGGTTGACTCGCTTGAGCCAGTCGGTGGCGAGATCGATCGCTCGCTTCTCGGCCTCGCGGTAGGCCGGGACGCCGAGGAGACCGAGGAGGGTGAAGCCGGAGGCGCGCATCAAGGCGTTGTGCTGCGCCACCATCAGGTTTTCCAGCGCGGTCATGCCGGGAAACAGGCGGATGTTCTGGAACGTGCGCGCCACCTTAGCCTGCTTGGCGATGCGGAAATCGTTCAGCTTCTCCAGCGCGATCACCCTGCCGTCGTCATGGCT comes from Bradyrhizobium diazoefficiens and encodes:
- a CDS encoding response regulator, which codes for MPRVLIIDDQKDVRAMIAIVLRVNRFEVVEAESGAAGLKAFADGRFDAAIVDIFLGDTNGVDVIASLRERAPGLPIIAVSGVTALDFMEQSPHLADVVCLQKPFRPNDLLQALRKAQAAAGGELPAAV
- a CDS encoding branched-chain amino acid ABC transporter substrate-binding protein gives rise to the protein MKSLKLIGLAFGASLALLSAAFAQDVTVAVAGPMTGGESAFGRQMKNGAEMAVADINAAGGVNGKKLALDVEDDACDPKQARSVAEKIASAKMPFVAGHYCSSSSIPASEAYADGNVLQITPASTNPTFTERKLWNVARVCGRDDQQGLIAAQYIAKNFKGKNIAILNDKTTYGKGLADETKKALNKAGITEKMYESYNKGDKDFNAIVSRLKRDNIDLVYVGGYHQESGLILRQMRDQGLKTILMAGDALADKEYASITGPAGEGTLFTFGPDPRNKPTAKKIVEAFKAKGIDPEGYTLYTYAAMQVWSQAAKKAGTTDAKKVMEAMKAGKWDTVIGPIEYDAKGDIKQIDYVVYKWDAKGGYAEVSGQGT
- a CDS encoding ABC transporter ATP-binding protein, whose amino-acid sequence is MTSPTPLLAIRGLRAAYGKIEALKGVDIEINAGEIVALIGANGAGKSTLMMTIFGKPRARAGQILYEGRDITDVPTHTIAHLRIAQSPEGRRIFPRMSVAENLQMGADATECTDTERDATLQRVFTLFPRLKERYVQRGGTLSGGEQQMLAIGRALMSRPRLLLLDEPSLGLAPLIARQIFDAIRTLNRQDGLTVLIVEQNANHALKLAHRGYVMVNGLITLAGTGAELLQRPEIRAAYLEGGRHS
- a CDS encoding ABC transporter ATP-binding protein — encoded protein: MSGDKILSLDRLTMRFGGIVAVQDLSLAAERKKITALIGPNGAGKTTVFNCITGFYKPSSGAIRLSHDDGRVIALEKLNDFRIAKQAKVARTFQNIRLFPGMTALENLMVAQHNALMRASGFTLLGLLGVPAYREAEKRAIDLATDWLKRVNLLDRADDAAGNFAYGDQRRLEIARAMCTEPALLCLDEPAAGLNARESAALSELLLSIRNDGTSILLIEHDMSVVMEISDHIVVMDHGVKIAEGSPREVRDDPKVIAAYLGADEDEAVAVMESGS